The Salminus brasiliensis chromosome 8, fSalBra1.hap2, whole genome shotgun sequence genome has a window encoding:
- the atp5po gene encoding ATP synthase subunit O, mitochondrial — translation MAALGLGQVRQFSTSVVRPAAKLIKPPIQVYGVEGRYATALFSAASKQKSLDKVEQELGRVASLIKDPKLSSIVMNPHVKRSLKQKTFSDALSKAKLSPITVNLINVLAENGRLTMTPDVITAFGKMMSAHRGEVTCSVTTAQPLDEANLAELKVALNGFLAKGESIKLETKSDPSILGGMIVSIGDKYVDMSTKSKIQKLTKLIRET, via the exons ATGGCAGCGCTTGGACTGGGGCAG GTGCGGCAGTTCAGCACGTCGGTGGTTCGACCAGCAGCAAAGCTGATTAAG CCCCCCATCCAGGTGTATGGAGTAGAAGGACGTTATGCCACTGCTCTCTTTTCTGCTGCCAGTAAGCAGAAGAGTCTGGACAAGGTGGAGCAGGAGCTTGGCCGTGTGGCT AGCCTTATCAAGGACCCCAAATTGTCAAGCATTGTGATGAATCCTCATGTCAAGCGCAGTCTCAAACAGAAGACTTTCAGCGATGCTTTGAGCAAGGCCAAGCTCTCCCCCATTACAGTCAACCTAATCA ACGTACTGGCTGAAAATGGCAGGCTTACAATGACCCCTGATGTCATAACTGCTTTTGGCAAAATGATGAGCGCCCACAGAGGAGAGGTCACCTGCTCGGTCACCACTGCCCAG CCCCTGGATGAGGCAAACCTTGCAGAGCTGAAAGTGGCACTTAATGGGTTCTTGGCAAAGGGAGAGTCTATTAAGCTGGAGACCAAG AGTGATCCTTCCATCCTTGGTGGTATGATCGTCAGTATTGGTGATAAGTACGTGGACATGTCCACCAAGTCAAAGATCCAGAAGCTCACCAAACTGATCAGGGAGACTTAA